A region of Halosolutus amylolyticus DNA encodes the following proteins:
- a CDS encoding NTP transferase domain-containing protein, protein MCGGRGTRLESPHEKPLHPIAGRPMVDRVLAAVDESDVETAYAAVSPNAPETREHLADRDGVRTIETAGDGYVADLTTLLDRPAVEPPILTVAADLPLLSGPAIDRVLDRYDGAAAGAGAPSLTVAVPVALKRRLGASIDSRLEPNPHLAPTGVNVVGTTHRTMTDVSYDPRLAVNVNRRADADVAADRLAGRDDPCA, encoded by the coding sequence ATGTGTGGCGGGCGCGGAACCCGCCTCGAGAGCCCGCACGAGAAGCCGTTGCACCCGATCGCCGGCCGCCCGATGGTCGATCGCGTGCTGGCGGCGGTCGACGAAAGCGACGTCGAGACGGCGTACGCGGCCGTCTCGCCCAACGCGCCGGAGACGCGCGAACACCTCGCGGACCGCGACGGCGTGCGGACGATCGAGACGGCCGGGGACGGCTACGTCGCCGACCTGACGACCCTGCTCGACCGGCCCGCGGTCGAGCCGCCGATTCTCACGGTCGCGGCCGATCTGCCGCTGCTCTCCGGTCCGGCGATCGATCGCGTCCTCGATCGCTACGACGGGGCCGCGGCGGGGGCCGGCGCGCCGTCGCTGACTGTGGCCGTCCCCGTCGCCCTGAAGCGACGGCTCGGCGCGAGTATCGACTCGCGTCTCGAACCGAACCCACACCTCGCGCCGACGGGGGTCAACGTCGTCGGCACCACCCACAGAACCATGACGGACGTCTCCTACGATCCACGACTCGCAGTGAACGTGAACCGCCGTGCAGACGCAGACGTCGCGGCCGATCGCCTGGCCGGGAGGGACGACCCGTGCGCGTGA
- the cobT gene encoding nicotinate mononucleotide-dependent phosphoribosyltransferase CobT, translating to MRVILPAGTTETALIDGISAAGAAPELMEHTPSADVEILAYGKPTAAPVTPVSPNGCPTPAAVTRAVREEVGFDVTVVDAGLTRSTAAPTVDLDVSPGADVREETAVPDAAAIFDRAHGYGSELPDEELLIGETVPGGTTTALGVLTALGEPAGVSSSLPENPIERKRRVVDEGLAASGLDAGACDGDPLAAIEAVGDPVQPTVMGIAAGALESGTEVTLAGGTQMVAVAALLRHGGIDAPLSIATTSFVAAEQGDRLEAACDRLDCDLVVTDPGFDERDHVAMARYCAGEAKEGVAMGGALSLVPDGRMAAVRDRLETVCARLGIEADGPAEESAATTGDPAEAAAEDDRGS from the coding sequence GTGCGCGTGATCCTCCCCGCCGGAACGACCGAGACGGCGCTGATCGACGGGATCAGCGCGGCCGGGGCGGCCCCGGAGCTGATGGAACACACGCCCTCGGCCGACGTCGAGATCCTCGCGTACGGGAAGCCGACCGCCGCGCCCGTCACCCCGGTGAGTCCGAACGGGTGTCCGACGCCCGCCGCCGTGACCCGGGCCGTCCGCGAGGAAGTCGGTTTCGACGTAACGGTCGTCGACGCGGGTCTCACCAGATCGACCGCCGCGCCGACGGTGGACCTCGACGTCAGCCCGGGAGCCGACGTTCGCGAGGAGACTGCCGTCCCCGACGCGGCCGCGATATTCGATCGTGCCCACGGCTACGGCTCGGAACTCCCGGACGAGGAACTCCTGATCGGCGAGACCGTCCCCGGCGGGACGACGACCGCGCTCGGGGTGCTCACCGCCCTCGGCGAACCCGCCGGCGTCTCGTCGTCGCTCCCGGAGAACCCGATCGAGCGCAAGCGTCGCGTCGTCGACGAGGGACTCGCGGCGAGCGGTCTCGATGCGGGCGCGTGCGACGGCGACCCGCTCGCCGCGATCGAGGCGGTCGGCGATCCCGTCCAGCCGACCGTGATGGGCATCGCGGCCGGCGCGCTGGAGTCGGGCACCGAGGTGACGCTGGCCGGCGGGACGCAGATGGTCGCCGTCGCCGCCCTGTTGCGCCACGGCGGGATCGACGCCCCGCTGTCGATCGCGACGACCTCGTTCGTCGCGGCCGAACAGGGCGATCGGCTCGAGGCGGCCTGCGATCGGCTCGACTGCGACCTCGTCGTGACCGATCCCGGCTTCGACGAGCGCGACCACGTCGCGATGGCCCGGTACTGCGCCGGCGAGGCCAAGGAGGGCGTCGCGATGGGCGGCGCGCTCTCGCTCGTCCCCGACGGACGGATGGCGGCCGTTCGAGATCGACTCGAGACCGTCTGTGCGCGACTCGGGATCGAGGCGGACGGGCCGGCAGAAGAGTCTGCGGCGACGACTGGCGACCCAGCTGAGGCTGCCGCGGAGGACGATCGTGGATCCTGA
- a CDS encoding aminotransferase class I/II-fold pyridoxal phosphate-dependent enzyme — translation MDPDAMRSGERVPHGGESDRDLLDFSANTNPATPEGVESVYEAALEESRRYPDDDYVEFRTAAGAFVGCESDRVIPTPGGLAAIRLAMESALSPGDRALVPYPSFGEYAREIRLQGATPQFVHHEDLLAIERDVLDGCALAVVCTPNNPTGEAADPDALAAFADRCAAAGTTLLVDEAFLGFTDLPSAARLDAAGVVVARSLTKLFGLPGLRAGFAVATDDRRDALETARRAWSLGTPAARVGAHCLRQGAFVRETRDRVASERERVRTALASRFDVRPSDAPYLLCDVGDRDVDGVIESARSNGVAIRDARTFRTLDSHVRVAIKDRRSNDRLLAALDCDG, via the coding sequence GTGGATCCTGACGCGATGCGCTCGGGAGAGCGGGTCCCCCACGGTGGGGAGTCCGATCGGGACCTGCTCGACTTCTCGGCCAACACGAACCCCGCGACGCCCGAGGGCGTGGAGAGCGTCTACGAGGCGGCACTCGAGGAGTCGCGCCGGTATCCCGACGACGACTACGTCGAGTTTCGGACCGCCGCGGGCGCGTTCGTCGGCTGTGAGTCCGATCGGGTGATCCCGACCCCCGGCGGACTGGCCGCGATCAGGCTGGCCATGGAGAGCGCGCTCTCGCCCGGCGATCGGGCGCTGGTTCCCTATCCCAGCTTCGGCGAGTACGCCCGCGAAATCCGCCTGCAGGGCGCGACGCCGCAGTTCGTCCACCACGAGGACCTGCTCGCCATCGAGCGCGACGTCCTCGACGGCTGCGCGCTGGCGGTCGTCTGCACGCCGAACAACCCGACCGGCGAAGCCGCCGATCCCGACGCGCTGGCGGCGTTCGCCGATCGCTGCGCGGCGGCGGGAACGACGCTGCTGGTCGACGAGGCGTTCCTCGGCTTCACCGACCTGCCGTCGGCGGCCCGACTCGACGCGGCGGGCGTCGTCGTCGCCCGATCGCTCACGAAACTGTTCGGCCTCCCCGGACTGCGGGCCGGGTTCGCCGTCGCGACGGACGATCGGCGGGACGCACTGGAGACCGCGCGGCGGGCGTGGTCGCTCGGAACGCCTGCGGCGCGGGTCGGCGCCCACTGTCTCCGGCAGGGCGCGTTCGTCAGGGAGACCCGCGATCGGGTCGCGAGCGAGCGCGAGCGAGTTCGAACCGCACTCGCGTCCAGGTTCGACGTCCGCCCGTCCGACGCGCCCTACCTCCTGTGTGACGTCGGCGATCGGGACGTCGACGGCGTGATCGAATCGGCCCGGTCGAACGGGGTCGCGATCCGCGACGCGCGGACGTTCCGGACGCTCGACTCGCACGTGCGCGTCGCGATCAAGGATCGGCGCTCGAACGATCGACTGCTCGCCGCACTCGATTGCGATGGCTGA
- a CDS encoding adenosylcobinamide amidohydrolase — protein sequence MADPVDPAYEACRSDGVLRVHRPSTEWLSTGPNGGRVTADAAYNVSVPAEWAETPLDAYATDRVDRAGFDGATDGPVLFTGVAIEDARGARCGPVTAYATAGISNPAALPMEPTGTAGFEDGDESAGDRARGTVNLVVGTTRALADGALANLVAVAAEAKAATLLAETGFPGTTTDAIVVGHDPSGPGASFSGSATEVGAATRACVREAVRASLEGHYDGADPILPASVDDATYGVSTDVRADVFRPPIAERD from the coding sequence ATGGCTGACCCGGTCGATCCCGCCTACGAGGCGTGCCGCTCCGACGGCGTGCTCCGCGTTCACCGGCCCAGCACCGAGTGGCTCTCGACCGGCCCGAACGGCGGTCGCGTCACGGCCGACGCCGCGTACAACGTCTCGGTCCCCGCCGAGTGGGCGGAGACGCCGCTCGACGCCTACGCGACCGATCGGGTCGATCGGGCGGGGTTCGACGGGGCGACCGACGGCCCGGTGCTGTTCACCGGCGTCGCGATCGAGGACGCCCGCGGCGCCCGCTGCGGGCCGGTCACCGCCTACGCGACCGCTGGCATCTCGAATCCGGCGGCCCTGCCGATGGAGCCGACGGGAACCGCCGGGTTCGAGGACGGCGACGAATCGGCCGGCGATCGGGCCCGGGGGACGGTCAATCTCGTCGTCGGCACGACCCGGGCGCTGGCCGACGGCGCGCTCGCCAACCTGGTCGCGGTCGCCGCGGAGGCGAAGGCCGCGACGCTGCTCGCCGAGACCGGCTTTCCCGGGACGACGACGGACGCGATCGTCGTCGGCCACGATCCGTCGGGCCCCGGCGCGTCGTTCTCGGGGAGCGCTACCGAGGTCGGCGCGGCAACGCGGGCCTGCGTCCGCGAGGCCGTCCGGGCGTCGCTGGAGGGGCACTACGACGGCGCCGACCCGATCCTCCCCGCATCGGTCGACGACGCGACCTACGGCGTCTCGACGGACGTCCGGGCCGACGTGTTTCGGCCGCCGATCGCGGAGCGCGACTGA
- a CDS encoding HPr family phosphocarrier protein — translation MERTVTVVPSDGLHARPAATLTSTASGYEADVTIARAEDGEFVPANSMLAVTGLNIRHGEDVTLRVEGPDEATAVDTLEEILTTPVDDADETNADPNDDD, via the coding sequence ATCGAACGGACGGTCACCGTGGTGCCGTCGGACGGATTACACGCCCGACCGGCCGCAACGCTCACCTCGACGGCGAGCGGGTACGAGGCCGACGTGACGATTGCACGCGCCGAGGATGGGGAGTTCGTGCCGGCGAATAGTATGCTCGCAGTCACCGGGCTGAACATCCGACACGGCGAGGACGTAACGCTACGGGTCGAGGGCCCGGACGAGGCGACGGCGGTCGATACCCTCGAAGAAATCCTCACGACCCCCGTCGACGACGCCGACGAAACGAACGCCGACCCGAACGACGATGACTGA
- the ptsP gene encoding phosphoenolpyruvate--protein phosphotransferase, with amino-acid sequence MTEQRELAGTGVTPFVGLGTAYWLETSVELGPPPDPDDVDADAERDRFERTRDAVREALERERDATADRVGDEEGDIFDAHAAFLMDPQITDGVTAAVGDGLPATHAVRETFDEHVEQFEGLEGPMADRADDLRDVRDRLLRRLLADEADTGDAATGGTAAAEELASSIPEGAVVLADRLTPSETAAFDPDRIAGIATSTGSETSHAAIITRALGIPAVVGVGDVLRTVSDGAPVVVDGDRGVVVPDPDDETRARAAADRSVDPIPEPVSTSDGRSIEVAANVAGREDVERAAAMGADGIGLFRTEFLFFDRDEPPGEDEQFRTYRDALETVSGRVIVRTLDVGGDKPLPYRQDGTERNPFLGSRGIRLSLADQSDLFETQLRALLRAAATPSGDDLAVMFPMIATVEELDAARERLHAIAADLTAAGVDNAVPELGVMIETPAAAFVADELAARLDFLSLGTNDLTQYVMAADRENERVADLQDPLSPPVLRAIARTVRAGHEGDAWVGMCGELAGDPAVTELLVGLGLDELSASPIAVPAVKRRVRDLDASAAAALADRVLDAATRDEVRARYADDSR; translated from the coding sequence ATGACTGAGCAGCGCGAACTCGCGGGAACCGGCGTCACGCCGTTCGTCGGCCTCGGCACCGCGTACTGGCTCGAGACGAGCGTCGAACTCGGCCCGCCCCCGGATCCGGACGACGTCGACGCAGACGCCGAACGCGATCGGTTCGAGCGCACCCGCGACGCGGTTCGCGAAGCGCTCGAGCGGGAACGGGACGCGACCGCGGACCGGGTCGGCGATGAGGAGGGCGACATCTTCGACGCGCACGCGGCCTTCCTGATGGACCCCCAGATCACGGACGGCGTCACGGCGGCGGTCGGGGACGGACTCCCCGCGACGCACGCGGTCAGGGAAACGTTCGACGAGCACGTCGAGCAGTTCGAGGGGCTGGAGGGACCGATGGCGGATCGGGCGGACGACCTGCGCGACGTTCGGGATCGGCTACTCCGTCGGCTGCTCGCCGACGAGGCCGACACCGGAGACGCTGCGACGGGCGGGACGGCCGCGGCCGAAGAACTGGCGTCGTCGATTCCCGAGGGTGCCGTGGTCCTCGCGGATCGGCTCACCCCCAGCGAGACGGCGGCGTTCGATCCCGACCGGATCGCAGGGATCGCGACGAGTACCGGGAGCGAGACCTCCCACGCGGCGATCATCACGCGGGCACTCGGCATTCCCGCCGTCGTCGGCGTCGGCGACGTACTGCGGACGGTCTCGGACGGGGCGCCGGTCGTCGTCGACGGCGACCGCGGGGTCGTCGTCCCGGATCCGGACGACGAAACGCGTGCGCGGGCCGCCGCCGATCGATCCGTCGACCCGATCCCGGAACCGGTGTCGACGAGCGACGGCCGATCGATCGAGGTGGCCGCGAACGTCGCCGGACGCGAGGACGTCGAGCGGGCGGCCGCGATGGGGGCCGACGGGATCGGCCTGTTCCGGACGGAGTTTCTCTTCTTCGATCGCGACGAACCGCCCGGCGAGGACGAGCAGTTTCGGACGTACCGAGACGCCCTCGAGACCGTCTCCGGTCGCGTGATCGTCCGGACGCTCGACGTCGGCGGGGACAAGCCGCTGCCCTACCGGCAGGACGGGACCGAGCGGAACCCGTTCCTCGGTTCGCGGGGCATCCGCCTCTCGCTGGCGGACCAGTCGGACCTCTTCGAGACGCAACTGCGAGCGCTCCTGCGGGCGGCCGCGACGCCGAGCGGGGACGACCTCGCGGTCATGTTCCCGATGATCGCGACGGTCGAGGAACTCGACGCGGCGCGAGAGCGACTCCACGCGATCGCGGCGGACCTGACCGCGGCGGGCGTCGACAACGCCGTTCCGGAACTCGGCGTGATGATCGAGACGCCCGCTGCGGCGTTCGTCGCCGACGAACTGGCGGCCCGCCTGGACTTCCTGAGTCTCGGTACGAACGACCTCACCCAGTACGTGATGGCCGCCGATCGGGAGAACGAGCGGGTCGCGGACCTGCAGGACCCGCTCTCGCCGCCGGTGCTACGGGCGATCGCTCGAACGGTCCGGGCGGGCCACGAGGGGGACGCGTGGGTCGGGATGTGCGGTGAACTTGCCGGCGACCCGGCGGTGACCGAACTCCTCGTCGGCCTCGGCCTCGACGAACTCAGTGCGAGTCCGATCGCCGTTCCGGCGGTCAAGCGCCGGGTACGGGACCTCGACGCGAGCGCCGCGGCAGCGCTCGCCGATCGGGTCCTCGACGCGGCGACGCGGGACGAGGTTCGAGCGCGCTACGCGGACGACTCGCGCTGA
- the dhaM gene encoding dihydroxyacetone kinase phosphoryl donor subunit DhaM produces the protein MVGIVVVSHSERAAAGIREIAREVGGDARIEAVGGTGDGRIGTTPGPIREAIEAVADDGVVVLVDLGSAVMNAELAIEEAAADAVVADAPVLEGALNAAVAATAPSATVESVLEAAEDARDVSKV, from the coding sequence ATGGTCGGCATCGTCGTCGTCTCCCACAGCGAGCGAGCGGCCGCGGGTATTCGCGAGATCGCCCGGGAGGTGGGTGGAGACGCCCGTATCGAGGCCGTGGGTGGAACCGGAGACGGCCGGATCGGAACGACACCGGGACCGATACGGGAGGCGATCGAGGCCGTCGCCGACGACGGCGTCGTCGTCCTCGTCGACCTCGGGAGCGCGGTGATGAACGCCGAACTCGCGATCGAGGAGGCGGCCGCCGACGCCGTCGTCGCCGACGCGCCGGTCCTCGAGGGGGCGCTCAACGCGGCCGTGGCGGCGACCGCACCGTCGGCGACCGTCGAGTCGGTCCTGGAGGCCGCCGAGGACGCCCGCGACGTCTCGAAGGTGTGA
- the dhaL gene encoding dihydroxyacetone kinase subunit DhaL, whose protein sequence is MDQETQTEAVRTAVEAIADRLADEKDHLTDLDSAIGDADHGANMDRGFRTALERVEETDGDPADLVKAAGVALVSEVGGASGPLYGGSLMKASQELEDGITADTTVAFAERYLETVEERGKASVGDKTMVDALTPAVHTYRKSIEVDDREPIDALGKAVDAARRGVEFTTPIRAKKGRASYLGWRSVGHQDPGATSTLYLLEELLDVATEYVDGEVAIDAAADVEPDELPDAEDAPADGGE, encoded by the coding sequence ATGGATCAAGAGACTCAGACCGAAGCAGTTCGGACGGCAGTCGAAGCGATCGCCGACCGGCTCGCGGATGAAAAGGACCACCTGACGGACCTCGACTCCGCGATCGGCGACGCCGACCACGGTGCGAACATGGATCGCGGCTTCCGGACTGCACTCGAACGCGTCGAGGAGACCGACGGCGACCCGGCCGACCTCGTCAAAGCGGCGGGCGTCGCGCTCGTCTCGGAGGTCGGCGGCGCGTCGGGCCCGCTGTACGGCGGGTCGCTGATGAAGGCGAGCCAGGAACTCGAGGACGGGATCACCGCCGACACGACGGTCGCGTTCGCCGAGCGCTACCTCGAGACGGTCGAAGAGCGGGGAAAAGCGTCCGTCGGCGACAAGACGATGGTCGACGCACTCACGCCGGCGGTCCACACCTACAGGAAATCGATCGAGGTCGACGACCGCGAACCGATCGACGCCCTGGGGAAGGCCGTCGACGCCGCTCGTCGCGGCGTCGAGTTCACGACGCCCATCCGGGCGAAGAAGGGCCGCGCGTCGTACCTCGGCTGGCGATCGGTCGGCCACCAGGATCCGGGCGCGACGAGCACGCTGTACCTGCTCGAGGAACTGCTCGACGTGGCGACCGAATACGTCGACGGCGAGGTCGCGATCGACGCGGCGGCCGACGTGGAACCCGACGAACTGCCCGACGCCGAAGACGCGCCCGCGGACGGGGGTGAGTGA
- the dhaK gene encoding dihydroxyacetone kinase subunit DhaK encodes MKKLINEPADVVDEMLEGMVAAHDLRRVDGTEAVVRSDAPVEGKVGLVSGGGSGHEPTHAGYIGDGMLDGAAAGEVFTSPTADQVSELIQACDGGEGVFCVVKNYEGDVMNFETAIEMAEMEADTEVEHVVVNDDVAVEDSLYTSGRRGVCGTIFVHKIAGAMAQRGEDLAEIKRVAEKATENVGTMGMALTSCVTPEKGEPTFDLGEDEIELGIGIHGEPGTERTELMSVDEITDHLAEAVLEDLELETGTEVATIVNGMGGTPLMELYVVNRRLQSVLDDRGLETWDAWVGDYMTSLDMMGCSITVLELDDELMELLAAPAETPGLTVPE; translated from the coding sequence ATGAAGAAACTCATTAACGAACCGGCGGACGTCGTCGACGAGATGCTCGAGGGGATGGTCGCGGCCCACGACCTCCGCAGGGTCGACGGGACGGAGGCCGTCGTTCGCAGCGACGCGCCCGTCGAGGGAAAAGTCGGACTCGTCTCGGGCGGCGGCAGCGGTCACGAACCCACACACGCGGGCTACATCGGCGACGGCATGCTCGACGGTGCGGCCGCGGGGGAGGTGTTTACCTCGCCGACGGCCGATCAGGTGAGCGAACTGATCCAGGCCTGTGACGGCGGTGAGGGCGTCTTCTGCGTCGTCAAGAACTACGAGGGCGACGTGATGAACTTCGAGACGGCGATCGAGATGGCCGAGATGGAGGCCGACACCGAGGTCGAGCACGTCGTAGTAAACGACGACGTCGCGGTCGAGGACTCGCTGTACACGTCGGGTCGCCGCGGCGTCTGCGGGACGATCTTCGTCCACAAGATCGCCGGCGCGATGGCCCAGCGGGGCGAGGATCTGGCCGAAATCAAGCGCGTCGCCGAGAAGGCCACCGAGAACGTCGGGACGATGGGCATGGCGCTCACCTCCTGTGTCACGCCCGAGAAGGGCGAGCCGACGTTCGACCTCGGCGAGGACGAGATCGAACTCGGGATCGGCATCCACGGGGAGCCGGGGACGGAACGCACCGAACTCATGTCCGTGGACGAGATCACCGACCACCTCGCGGAGGCCGTGCTCGAGGACCTCGAACTCGAGACGGGAACCGAGGTCGCGACGATCGTCAACGGGATGGGCGGGACGCCGCTGATGGAGTTGTACGTCGTCAACCGTCGGCTCCAGTCGGTACTCGACGACCGTGGGCTCGAAACCTGGGACGCCTGGGTCGGCGACTACATGACCTCCCTCGACATGATGGGGTGTTCGATCACGGTGCTCGAACTCGACGACGAACTGATGGAACTGCTCGCCGCCCCGGCCGAGACGCCCGGGCTGACGGTCCCCGAGTAA
- a CDS encoding amphi-Trp domain-containing protein — protein MADTTSTSDEVTRDEAADRLQEIARELRGEGPADVHIGNKTLTLAPTSALEYDVEVEERSPMLGGDRERLTVSLAWKADGDD, from the coding sequence ATGGCAGATACCACCAGCACCTCGGACGAAGTGACGCGCGACGAGGCGGCCGATCGCCTCCAGGAAATCGCCCGCGAACTCCGTGGCGAGGGACCGGCGGACGTTCACATCGGCAACAAGACCCTGACGCTGGCGCCGACGTCCGCCCTCGAGTACGACGTCGAGGTCGAGGAACGATCGCCGATGCTCGGCGGCGATCGGGAACGGCTCACCGTGTCGCTCGCCTGGAAAGCGGACGGCGACGACTGA